The Calliphora vicina chromosome 3, idCalVici1.1, whole genome shotgun sequence genome contains a region encoding:
- the ImpE2 gene encoding 20-hydroxyecdysone protein, which produces MRFITAFVGVFLVVSLCEAAVVQRRTYRNTEEILVPVTIIQDAEEIKESSDVKENETAPQIKNLAEEAIAEDIVATAVDEEQKLEVVEAVVEAQRRLDEAIVEEEIKEAVQEEQDKEIIKAIEEENKLRTAIPEVPQIVAVLQPEEASEAIEQLAPQVIEEEIEKSSDLKSVVVEKETPNRVVVILETNNDESEQAESAVRQATQATPTQTTTQQNFVQQLIQNSPLGQFFNQITGQTTQGQVANDDPAPAAPAPTLPGLFNPVTAVQNAAQSVVNSTTQAFQGLQQFASNLGNQFQNTLSGIGGQPQEQGANDATTARPPGPIQQLVNTFMGNNGQQPAPTQQGPLQGLLNIFQGNNRPQGATAAATVTNPEPLPAKEPEPEISEQVQTIANDAIISPDQISNEVRDSAEANDSFEESVQPEELIVVNDDASPTETEQEEKQEVTK; this is translated from the coding sequence ATGCGTTTTATCACCGCTTTTGTAGGAGTTTTCTTGGTGGTCTCTCTGTGTGAGGCCGCCGTAGTACAGAGACGTACTTATCGCAACACCGAAGAGATCCTCGTGCCTGTCACCATCATACAAGATGCTGAAGAAATTAAAGAGTCATCTGATGTAAAAGAAAACGAAACAGCTCCTCAAATTAAGAATTTAGCTGAGGAAGCAATTGCTGAAGATATTGTTGCCACAGCCGTAGATGAGGAACAAAAATTGGAGGTGGTCGAAGCTGTGGTAGAGGCTCAACGTCGCCTCGATGAAGCCATAGTTGAGGAGGAAATCAAGGAAGCTGTGCAAGAGGAACAggataaagaaattattaaagccATAGAAGAGGAAAACAAATTGAGAACCGCAATTCCTGAAGTACCACAAATAGTTGCTGTGCTGCAACCCGAAGAAGCCAGCGAAGCTATTGAACAGCTTGCTCCACAAGTAATTGAGgaagaaattgaaaaatcttCAGATTTAAAATCAGTAGTGGTGGAGAAAGAAACTCCCAATCGTGTGGTAGTGATATTAGAAACTAATAATGATGAGTCGGAACAAGCTGAAAGTGCTGTACGTCAAGCTACACAGGCCACTCCCACCCAAACCACAACTCAACAGAACTTTGTGCAACAATTAATACAAAACTCTCCCTTGGGACAGTTTTTCAATCAAATAACTGGACAAACTACTCAGGGTCAGGTGGCCAATGATGACCCCGCACCAGCTGCTCCAGCTCCTACTCTACCTGGACTCTTTAATCCCGTTACGGCTGTACAAAATGCCGCTCAATCTGTAGTCAATTCCACCACCCAGGCTTTTCAGGGATTACAACAATTTGCCTCGAATCTGGGTAATCAATTCCAAAATACTTTATCCGGCATAGGTGGCCAGCCACAAGAACAGGGAGCAAATGATGCCACCACTGCCAGACCACCAGGTCCCATACAACAACTAGTCAACACATTCATGGGCAACAATGGACAACAGCCTGCCCCCACACAACAAGGTCCTCTACAAGGTTTACTCAACATCTTCCAAGGTAACAATAGACCTCAAGGAGCTACAGCTGCTGCTACCGTTACAAATCCCGAACCTCTGCCCGCCAAAGAACCAGAGCCAGAAATCTCCGAACAAGTCCAAACTATTGCTAATGACGCCATCATTTCACCTGATCAAATAAGCAATGAAGTGCGTGACAGTGCCGAAGCCAATGATTCGTTTGAGGAGTCTGTCCAACCCGAAGAACTAATTGTGGTCAATGATGATGCTTCTCCAACCGAAACTGAGCAGGAAGAGAAACAGGaagttacaaaataa